From a single Cupriavidus taiwanensis LMG 19424 genomic region:
- a CDS encoding VanZ family protein, which translates to MLAVPTPTPLHWRLLFWACAAAVLALSLMPPTQPLPTTGWDKANHALGFAMLGVLGGRAYAGRGWPLWLGLVAYGGLIELLQGQTGYREADWLDLFADAVGVAAAIALDWLVRRLSAPRLRA; encoded by the coding sequence ATGCTTGCCGTTCCGACCCCGACCCCGCTGCACTGGCGCCTGCTGTTCTGGGCTTGTGCCGCCGCTGTGCTGGCGCTGTCGCTGATGCCGCCGACGCAGCCGCTGCCAACCACCGGCTGGGACAAGGCCAACCATGCGCTCGGATTCGCGATGCTGGGCGTGCTGGGCGGACGCGCCTACGCCGGGCGCGGCTGGCCGCTATGGCTGGGCCTGGTCGCGTATGGCGGCCTGATCGAGCTGCTGCAGGGACAGACCGGCTACCGCGAGGCCGACTGGCTCGACCTCTTTGCCGACGCCGTCGGCGTGGCCGCGGCCATCGCGCTGGACTGGCTGGTGCGGCGGCTCAGCGCTCCTCGGCTTCGAGCGTAA